In Moorena sp. SIOASIH, the following proteins share a genomic window:
- the hppD gene encoding 4-hydroxyphenylpyruvate dioxygenase: protein MKIDHVHFYVEDASIFCDWLVHTLGFQAVASGSSHHTYTKVLKSGSITFVISSPLRSQSPVAEFLRLHPPGVADIAFLVEDLEAVIENSSAQGNQVLQPPQEQFQRHGRLKWSQIPSWGSLVHTLVERDGICDQSFFPAQLNWITQEGAHSKLPSLNIAGNQVNNNPQTMFTSIDHVVLNVAAGDLGRAVNWYQQVLRFCPQQMFSIQTQQSGLYSQVMVDPTGQVQLPINEPTSANSQIQEFLDVNGGPGIQHIALGTSNILQAIAQLRSRGLPFIEVPPSYYSHWWETHCGSNFRLPKAEWEEIATRQILVDWQQEFPQALLLQTFTQPIFGKPTFFFEVIERRFQAKGFGEGNFRALFEAIEREQNKRGRLSTSESPI, encoded by the coding sequence ATGAAAATTGATCATGTTCACTTCTATGTTGAAGATGCCAGCATTTTTTGTGATTGGTTAGTCCACACTCTAGGCTTTCAAGCGGTTGCTAGTGGCAGTAGCCACCACACCTACACAAAAGTGCTCAAAAGTGGCTCAATCACCTTTGTGATCTCTTCACCACTAAGATCACAAAGTCCTGTTGCTGAGTTTTTGCGTCTGCATCCTCCTGGGGTGGCTGACATAGCTTTTCTTGTAGAAGACCTCGAAGCGGTGATCGAGAATTCGTCCGCTCAGGGAAACCAAGTGCTACAACCACCTCAGGAGCAATTTCAAAGACACGGACGGCTAAAGTGGAGTCAAATTCCCTCCTGGGGTTCTCTGGTTCATACCCTCGTGGAGCGGGATGGCATCTGTGACCAATCCTTTTTCCCTGCTCAGTTGAACTGGATCACGCAAGAAGGTGCCCATAGTAAGCTACCGTCCCTGAATATAGCAGGAAACCAGGTAAATAACAATCCTCAGACCATGTTCACCAGCATTGATCATGTGGTACTTAATGTAGCTGCTGGTGATTTAGGGCGGGCAGTAAATTGGTATCAACAAGTGCTGAGATTTTGCCCACAACAAATGTTTTCTATTCAGACACAACAGTCTGGCTTATACTCTCAGGTCATGGTTGATCCCACTGGTCAGGTGCAGTTGCCGATCAATGAACCGACTTCTGCTAATTCCCAGATTCAGGAATTTCTAGATGTCAATGGTGGACCAGGAATCCAGCATATTGCTCTTGGAACTAGCAATATACTCCAGGCGATCGCCCAGCTCCGTTCTCGAGGTTTGCCTTTTATTGAGGTTCCTCCCAGCTACTACAGCCACTGGTGGGAAACCCATTGCGGCTCTAATTTCCGTTTACCAAAGGCAGAATGGGAAGAAATTGCTACCAGACAAATTTTAGTAGATTGGCAGCAAGAGTTTCCCCAAGCTTTGTTACTTCAAACCTTCACCCAGCCAATTTTTGGCAAACCTACTTTCTTTTTTGAAGTGATTGAGCGCCGCTTTCAGGCCAAGGGCTTTGGGGAAGGCAATTTTCGTGCTCTGTTTGAAGCAATCGAGCGGGAACAGAACAAGCGAGGACGTTTAAGCACTAGTGAATCACCCATCTAA
- a CDS encoding DUF533 domain-containing protein has protein sequence MATVTPEIDPVREIIAKWYFKELWDWDLGEIPTVEVLSTFLKSNLVAANGDGEISEEERKWIIGKGAAAGAPESLLKELESYPANEDITEVVTRTPATNKSRKASIYFAVKAAASDGEYNEGEKATIRKMAQAMDVSEEVVKEIEDLCLEEKRLKEKRIAICYSEGDPFS, from the coding sequence ATGGCAACAGTTACACCAGAAATCGATCCCGTACGGGAAATCATAGCCAAGTGGTATTTTAAGGAATTGTGGGATTGGGACCTCGGGGAAATCCCTACTGTTGAAGTGCTTAGCACCTTTCTAAAGTCCAATCTTGTTGCTGCAAATGGTGATGGAGAAATCTCAGAAGAGGAGAGAAAATGGATTATTGGAAAGGGAGCAGCGGCTGGAGCGCCAGAATCCTTATTGAAAGAGTTAGAAAGCTATCCAGCTAACGAAGATATCACGGAAGTAGTGACTAGAACCCCAGCCACCAACAAGTCCCGTAAAGCATCTATTTACTTTGCCGTTAAGGCGGCGGCTTCTGATGGAGAATATAACGAAGGGGAAAAGGCAACCATTCGCAAGATGGCTCAAGCCATGGACGTATCAGAAGAAGTTGTTAAGGAAATTGAAGACCTCTGTCTCGAAGAAAAGCGCTTAAAGGAGAAGCGTATTGCCATTTGTTACTCTGAAGGTGATCCCTTTAGCTAA
- a CDS encoding DUF4090 family protein, whose amino-acid sequence MSTETNSQTQTTTGADAVDDAIAKGIDLDGSPIPKAKLDLYNQVMGLEAQRQRSGVSNTMRSRIVRIGAKHIPQAELNQMLLDADFTPLKEKEIAFYYGGK is encoded by the coding sequence ATGTCTACCGAAACTAATTCCCAGACTCAAACCACTACAGGTGCTGATGCGGTTGATGACGCGATCGCAAAGGGAATTGATTTAGATGGCTCCCCAATCCCCAAAGCTAAGTTAGACCTATACAACCAAGTGATGGGGTTAGAAGCTCAACGGCAACGGAGCGGTGTCAGCAATACCATGAGATCGAGAATTGTGCGGATTGGAGCGAAGCACATCCCTCAAGCAGAACTCAATCAAATGCTGCTCGATGCTGATTTTACCCCTCTTAAAGAGAAAGAGATTGCTTTTTACTACGGGGGTAAGTAG
- a CDS encoding methyltransferase domain-containing protein, translating to MSSSNPKHYKRIGSIYDDLWSYSEDYIRFMGLRIIEYLRLTPTDSLVDLGCGTGLFTQAIPKEIQLDNPIICVDPSQEMLSQIPLSSQYQIRAVDAITFVSETSGYNKVYMKEAIHHIDNKELLFKSLFKKLNSEEIFLLILLPPTIEYPLFKAALERYERRQPNYNDLTSLLEKVGFNVSVNFVEYLQSIPKEQYLKMVANRYMSLLSFFDDQQLQEGLAEISEKYAQQSILEFPDRFVFITATK from the coding sequence ATGAGTAGCTCAAATCCAAAACACTATAAAAGAATCGGGAGTATCTATGATGATTTGTGGAGTTACTCAGAAGACTACATTAGATTTATGGGGTTAAGAATAATTGAATATTTACGCTTAACCCCAACAGATAGTCTTGTAGATTTAGGCTGCGGTACAGGGCTTTTTACCCAAGCAATTCCTAAGGAAATACAGTTAGATAATCCGATTATCTGCGTGGATCCTTCTCAAGAGATGCTCTCACAAATCCCTTTAAGCTCTCAATACCAAATTAGGGCAGTAGATGCGATTACTTTTGTTTCTGAAACTTCAGGTTATAATAAGGTCTACATGAAGGAAGCCATTCATCATATAGACAATAAAGAATTACTATTTAAGAGTTTGTTTAAAAAGCTAAATAGTGAAGAAATTTTCTTGCTGATTCTTCTGCCTCCAACTATTGAGTATCCTTTATTCAAGGCAGCTTTAGAGCGATATGAAAGAAGGCAGCCCAACTATAACGATCTAACTAGTTTACTAGAAAAAGTCGGCTTCAACGTCTCAGTTAATTTTGTTGAATATCTTCAGTCAATTCCTAAAGAACAATACTTGAAAATGGTAGCAAATCGCTATATGTCCTTACTGTCATTCTTTGATGATCAACAGTTACAGGAAGGTCTAGCAGAAATCTCAGAAAAATATGCTCAACAATCTATCCTTGAATTTCCTGACCGTTTTGTTTTTATTACAGCAACTAAGTAG
- a CDS encoding XisI protein yields MAVEESVEQYRQWIQQLLLERANRKPTFPEIEAQAVLDTERDHYLLLHTGWKDNRRTHGCSLHLDIKNGKIWIQHDGTEIGIATQLLELGVPAEDIVLGFHSPNMRQYTEFAVD; encoded by the coding sequence ATGGCTGTAGAAGAATCTGTAGAACAATATCGTCAGTGGATTCAGCAATTACTGCTAGAACGAGCCAATCGTAAGCCCACCTTCCCGGAAATCGAAGCCCAAGCGGTTTTGGACACGGAACGAGATCATTATCTGTTGCTGCACACTGGCTGGAAAGATAACCGTCGCACCCACGGATGTAGCCTCCACTTAGATATCAAAAATGGTAAAATCTGGATTCAGCATGATGGCACCGAAATTGGCATTGCTACCCAATTGCTTGAACTCGGTGTTCCGGCTGAGGATATTGTTCTTGGCTTCCACTCGCCCAACATGCGCCAATACACCGAGTTTGCAGTTGATTAA
- a CDS encoding XisH family protein codes for MAKDRFHNAVRTALEKENWVITADPYQLSVGGVDFEIDLAAELIAAERAGEKIAVEIKSFIGRSLVSDFHTALGQCINYQFALNEVDSQRNLYLAIPETIYQSFFQRRFVRSVIDKTQINLLIYDQTQEVIRQWL; via the coding sequence ATGGCAAAGGATCGTTTCCACAATGCAGTGAGAACTGCCCTAGAAAAAGAAAACTGGGTAATTACTGCCGATCCCTATCAACTGAGTGTTGGGGGAGTCGATTTTGAAATTGATCTTGCTGCAGAGCTAATCGCTGCGGAACGAGCAGGAGAAAAAATTGCTGTGGAAATCAAAAGCTTTATTGGCCGATCCCTTGTCTCCGATTTTCATACTGCTCTTGGGCAATGCATCAATTATCAATTTGCCCTAAATGAAGTTGATTCCCAACGTAATCTTTACCTTGCTATTCCTGAAACAATTTACCAATCTTTTTTTCAGCGACGCTTTGTACGATCAGTAATTGATAAGACTCAAATCAATTTACTCATCTATGACCAAACTCAGGAGGTTATTCGGCAATGGCTGTAG
- a CDS encoding Uma2 family endonuclease yields the protein MIANPQSQKMTVEAYLEWEPRQELRYEFINGDIFAMTGGSIPHNDIAINLLAALRPHVRPKGCRINIADAKVKVTESIYRYPDVVVSCDQRDRIAINAIQYPKLIFEVLSPATEALDRGNKFKEYRTLPSLEEYILISSTEINVEIYRRGEGRLWLYRAYQAGDVITLQSVGFEFAIALLYEDIPLDR from the coding sequence ATGATTGCCAATCCCCAGTCCCAGAAAATGACTGTCGAAGCTTACTTGGAATGGGAACCACGCCAGGAACTTCGATACGAATTTATTAATGGTGACATTTTCGCTATGACAGGTGGCAGCATTCCCCACAACGATATTGCGATTAATCTACTAGCTGCGCTACGTCCCCATGTTCGTCCCAAAGGCTGTCGCATCAATATTGCTGATGCCAAAGTAAAGGTTACCGAATCTATCTACCGTTATCCAGATGTGGTGGTGAGCTGCGATCAGCGAGATAGAATAGCGATTAACGCGATCCAATATCCAAAACTTATCTTTGAAGTGCTCTCCCCCGCTACAGAAGCTCTCGATCGGGGGAATAAGTTCAAAGAATATCGCACTCTACCCAGCCTAGAAGAATACATCCTGATCAGCTCTACCGAGATCAACGTCGAGATTTACCGGAGGGGCGAAGGGCGGTTGTGGCTATACAGGGCATACCAAGCTGGAGATGTGATCACCCTACAGAGCGTTGGTTTTGAGTTTGCGATCGCACTCCTGTACGAGGATATCCCACTAGACCGGTGA
- a CDS encoding DUF6883 domain-containing protein: MKLPQDAIIATAKLTRYLLVWRDTDDKSKFLAQAGYSQENWQQLEIDLRSQILPLDATLSDEPNRFGDVYTIRGILVGPNGVELEIKTIWMVEHETQQTKFITLYPDKEAR, encoded by the coding sequence ATGAAACTTCCACAGGATGCCATCATTGCAACGGCCAAACTTACCAGATATTTGTTGGTCTGGCGTGATACCGATGATAAGTCAAAATTTTTAGCTCAGGCAGGCTATAGTCAAGAGAACTGGCAACAGTTAGAAATAGATTTGCGTTCCCAGATTTTGCCATTGGATGCGACTTTGAGCGATGAACCCAACCGATTTGGCGATGTTTATACCATTCGGGGTATTTTAGTAGGACCAAATGGAGTTGAACTAGAAATCAAGACAATTTGGATGGTGGAGCATGAAACTCAACAGACAAAGTTTATCACCCTGTACCCAGATAAGGAGGCTAGATAA
- a CDS encoding DUF4926 domain-containing protein, whose product MAFELFSRVALREDFPKHKLQQGDIATIVDHHPVQDGEDGYSLEVFNGIGETIAVLVVSESQIEPLMKNEVLHIRILDEAV is encoded by the coding sequence ATGGCATTTGAGTTATTTTCACGGGTGGCCCTGCGGGAAGATTTTCCCAAGCATAAGTTGCAGCAAGGGGATATTGCAACGATTGTCGATCACCATCCAGTACAAGACGGAGAGGATGGTTATAGTCTGGAAGTTTTCAATGGGATCGGGGAAACGATTGCCGTTTTAGTGGTTTCAGAGTCACAAATTGAGCCATTAATGAAAAATGAAGTTCTGCATATCCGAATATTGGATGAAGCGGTTTGA
- a CDS encoding XisI protein has translation MDKLEVYRQHIQDLLKKRASIKSANPAIETQLIFDTERDHYQMVHTGWKDNTTRIYGCSVHVDIKDGKIWIQHDGSEIAIADQLVELGVPKQDIVLAYQAPIMRQYTEFAVG, from the coding sequence ATGGATAAACTAGAGGTATATCGACAGCACATTCAGGACTTGCTGAAAAAACGCGCCAGTATTAAGTCTGCTAATCCAGCCATCGAAACCCAGCTCATTTTTGATACGGAACGGGATCATTACCAAATGGTTCATACGGGTTGGAAAGATAACACCACACGTATTTATGGATGTTCTGTACATGTGGATATTAAAGATGGCAAGATTTGGATACAGCATGATGGGTCGGAGATTGCGATCGCAGATCAGTTAGTTGAGCTAGGGGTACCAAAGCAGGATATTGTGTTGGCCTATCAGGCACCGATTATGAGGCAGTATACCGAGTTTGCCGTGGGGTAA
- a CDS encoding element excision factor XisH family protein, translated as MSAKDQFHDLVKDALINDGWIITHDPYRIDLGFTDLYIDLGAERLIAAERNNEKIAIEVKSFLSTSRISEFHGAIGQFINYRLALEDEEPDRTLHLAVPNNIYSAFFSYPFIQKSIKRNQVPIVVYDISQPRITQWIN; from the coding sequence ATGTCTGCTAAGGATCAATTCCATGATCTAGTTAAGGATGCTCTAATCAATGACGGTTGGATCATTACCCACGATCCTTATCGCATTGATCTGGGCTTTACCGATCTCTACATTGATTTGGGGGCAGAACGCCTGATTGCTGCTGAACGCAATAATGAAAAAATAGCTATTGAAGTTAAAAGCTTTCTATCAACTTCAAGAATTTCAGAATTCCATGGTGCAATTGGGCAGTTTATTAACTATCGTCTTGCCTTAGAAGATGAGGAGCCTGATCGAACACTTCATCTTGCGGTTCCTAACAATATTTACAGTGCTTTTTTCAGTTATCCCTTCATACAAAAGTCGATCAAGCGTAATCAGGTTCCTATTGTAGTTTATGATATTTCGCAACCAAGGATTACTCAATGGATAAACTAG